In the Bacillus amyloliquefaciens DSM 7 = ATCC 23350 genome, AAACAATCTTCGATAACTGTTTGTTCATAATACTGACCTTGTTTCCACGGTTCTAAAAGTCTAACTGATTCGATATTATTACTTTTTAATGTTTGTAACCTTCTCAAATCCACTTTTCCATAACTTTCAGTTGCTTTTGAAACATTGATCTTTACTCGATCAGTATCAATCATACAAAGAATTTTTCCACTCATTGCTTGGGCTGTAGTTTTATCGGATAAAGGATAACTCAATAAACCATATAATTTAATCACATTAGAACATCCACCAACAGGTAAAATTTTAAAATTCCCCGCATCTTTTAATAATTCTTCAAGGTATAATTTATCTGTACTTCCTTCGCATATAATCCAATTAGTATTTTTCATAGATTTTGAGTAACTAATAATGCTAGTTGCTAAATCAAACATACTTTTTAATGCTATATCATCCGGAAATCTTCTTCTTTCATCTAAATAATCAAAAAAACTAAAATCTGAAATCGAAACACTTCCTTCTATTTCTTTACTCACATGAAGTAAATGACCGCTATTGGTGATGGGCAGAGATCCATACCAATGGGTCGTTATCATGACTTGTCTATTAAAATCTTTCGAAAGTCTTTCTAACCTCTCGAACTGCGGAAAACAATTAACAACATTCATAGACACTTCTGGTTCATCAATAGCCAGAATTAATTCTCTATCCATTTCTTTCACATTTGAAAGAAATGCATATGCAATGTCTATTAATGCCTTTCTCTGCTCACCAGAACTTAGTTTTTGGACTTCTCTATTTTTGTACCTTAATGGTCTTTTTGAAAAGTAAGCTTCAATAACTTTTTCTCTTATATCTGTTACTGTTAAATTTCTCTTACTATTTGCTTCGGGACTGTAATTATATTGATTATCAATCGCTTTTATAGAATTATTTATATCTTCCATAAATTTATTAAGATAATCATTTATAAAGTTTAAGAAACTTTTATTTTTCCCTTCTATTTCATACCTACTTGTCAGTACCTTATCAATTTCTAGTAAGATATCTTTGTTCATTAAAGTTTGCATTTGTTTATCTTCAATTTTCAAAATTTCGTTAGCACTTTGTTCCACAGGAATATAAACATAAGCATAGTGTTCTTTTATTAATTTCCTTATCTTTTCTATTTTTTTTATGTATTCTTTATTTCCTAATATTTTTTCAAAGTAGCTCTCGAAAGGAGCAAGTGTTGGCTTTCCATTAAATTTCACGCCTGAGGGAAGTATATAGTATTCTTGTTCAGAATAGTTAGTTGTTAGGTATTCAATAAACTCGTAAAAATTTTCAATGTATTCCCTTCTAGCAGCTCCTTTTAACCAATCTTGTATACCGCTCCAGAATTTGTTGCTTATAATATTTATATCCTCTAAAGTTTTTTTATTTCCATCTATCTCAGACCTGCTGTATCGATTTGAATTAATAATAAATTCTTCAAATTTATTCCTTTCAATAAAAAATACAGGGGTTATATACCGATCCTCTCTCCTAGATCCTCTTGTTGCATTCCAATCTCGTCCATTAAAGAAAACATCAAGTGACTCCAAAATTCCACTTTTGCCTACACCATTTGCACCAATATAGACAGCATACTTTTGCTCATTGTTATTTGCTATAGGTGCAAAAATTGATTTTGCATATGACTTATATCCGTTAATAAAAGTTCCCACAATCATAATACTTATCCCCCCTAAAATTTTTATTATATTCCAGAATATCACACTTAAAATAATTATTCCATTCTAAAAAACTAAAAAAGTACCCTTAGCAGGGTACTTTTTACTATCTTTATATGTTTCTGTCCCAATGCCGATGCTCGGCTACGGCCTTCAGAAATTGTTCATGGTTTCCGTCCGGAACAAGGCCGGGGCCGCTTTCGGTTCCGGCGGCGAGGGTGAGAAGTTCTTTTCCTTCTCCGGAGGCACCGATCGCTTTGTAATGACTGAAGGCTTCACTGACGAAGTCTTTAGCCGCTTTTCGGGCTTTGAGACTGTCTGTGCTTCGTTGCCCGCCCGGAATGAAAACAGCATCATACAGGACGGAATCCGCTGTCAGGAAAGTGGCTGACGCTTCCAGCTCCGTACCGTTTTCTCCCTTGACGGTTCCAAGTGCAGGGCTGATGATATCGGCTCTGACTCCCGCCTCTTTGCATACGGCAAGCAATTGTTTGACTTCCTCGTCCGCAAACCCGTGATCGGCCAAAACCGCGACCTGTCTTGTGGCTGCTGTTTTCACCGTGTTTTCCTGACTTAAGGCCGGGGAAGTGAAGGTTTCATCAGATTCACGATCCTTCGGCGGCGGGTTCACTCCGATTCCCTTCGCAACGCGCTCGGCAAGCTCGGCGTCGACGTGACTGAAGACATTCACCACCTGCTGCTGCACATCCTTGCTGTTTACTTTCCCTACCTCAAAACAGAACGCGGAAATGATATGTTCCTTTTCGGCGGGAGACATGCTGTTCCAGAACATCTTGGCCTGAGAAAAATAGTCATTGAAGCTCTCACTGCGCTGGCGGATTTTTCTGCCTTCTACTTTTTCCTGATAATGAACGTATCCGCCTTCTTCTTCTGAGGCCGGCGACGGATCATTATTCTGCAGAGAATTCTTATGATAGGCGACAGGGCCCTTATTAATCGTCATCCGGTGGTAGCCGTCGTATTGGTTGTTATGGAACGGACAGACCGGCCGGTTGATCGGAATCTCATGAAAATTCGGCCCGCCAAGACGGATGAGCTGTGTGTCTGTATAAGAGAAAAGCCGTCCCTGTAAAAGCGGGTCATTGGTAAAATCAATGCCCGGCACGACATTTCCCGGGTGGAATGCGACCTGCTCTGTTTCCGCAAACACATTATCCTGGTTGCGGTTCAGCGTCATTTTTCCAATAATCTTCACCGGCACAAGCTCTTCCGGCCACAGCTTGGTCGGGTCAAGAATATCAAAATCAAACTTGAATTCATCTTCTTCATCAATCATCTGAACGCCAAGCTCGTATTCAACCTTGCCGCCGTTTTCAATGGTTTCCCACAGATCGCGGCGATTGAAATCGGGATCTTTCCCGGCAATTTTCTGCGCTTCATCCCATACGAGTGAATGAACGCCGAGAACCGGCTTCCAGTGGAATTTCACGAAACGCGCCTTTCCTTTCTCATTGACGAAACGGAATGTATGTACGCCGAAGCCCTCCATCATTCGGTAGCTTCGCGGGATTCCGCGGTCAGACATCGTCCACATCACCATGTGCGCGGATTCAGGATTGTTGGCGACAAAATCCCAGAACGTATCATGAGCCGTCGCAGCCTGAGGCATCTCATTGTGCGGTTCCGGTTTTAAGGCGTGAACGAGATCCGGGAACTTGATCGCGTCCTGAATGAAGAACACCGGAATATTGTTTCCGACAAGGTCGTAATTCCCTTCTTCGGTGTAAAACTTCGTCGCAAATCCCCTGGCGTCACGGACTGTGTCGGCTGACCCCTTGGAGCCCGCCACTGTTGAAAAACGAACGAAGACAGGCGTTTTGACAGACGGGTCCTGCAAAAATTTCGCCCTTGTGTATTCCGTCATCGGTTCGTACACCTGAAAATGCCCATGAACGCCGTACCCGCGCGCATGAACGACCCGCTCCGGAATCCGCTCGTGGTCAAAATGCGTCATTTTTTCGCGAAAATGAAAATCCTCCATCAGCGTGGGGCCGCGGACACCCGCTTTTAAAGAATGCTCATCCTCAGACACACGAAGCCCCTGATTGGTCGTCATTTTTTTGCCGCTGTTATCTGCCCGGTACTGCTCCAGCTGCTCGTCCTTTGAGTGTTCATTTACACGTTTGTTTTGATCCTCACTCATGTCTATTCCCCCTTATCAAACGAAACATTCTACAGCACATTTACCCGCGGCGTTCTTCATATAAACTGCTGATCTGCTGATTAGGATTTTAGGTCTACATATAAATATGCGGCCATACACATTTGAAATAAGCCTTCTTCACAGAAAGAAAGTGCGGAAGCGCTTACCAAAATAGCTGTTGAACAGGGGAGGTCATATCGTGCTTGCCATACTCGGTTTTGTGATGATGATTGTCTTTATGTATCTTATTATGTCTAACCGGCTTTCCGCTCTTATTGCTTTGATTGTCGTTCCTGTTGTGTTTGCCCTGATCAGCGGATTCGGCAAAGATCTCGGGGAGATGATGATTCAGGGCGTGACAGACCTCGCACCTACCGGTATCATGCTGTTATTCGCCATCCTGTATTTCGGCATTATGATTGACTCAGGCCTGTTTGATCCCCTCATTGCCAAAATCTTTATCGCTTGTCAAAGGAGACCCGTTAAAAATCGCCGTAGGCACAGCGGTTCTGACAATGACCATTTCGCTGGACGGAGATGGGACAACAACCTATATGATTACCATCGCGGCGATGCTGCCTTTATACAAACGGCTCGGCATGAACCGTTTGGTGTTAGCGGGAATAGCGATGCTCGGTTCAGGGGTCATGAATATTATTCCTTGGGGCGGGCCGACTGCGAGGGTTTTGGCTTCCTTGAAATTGGACACGTCAGAGGTCTTCACGCCGCTGATTCCAGCTATGATCGCCGGCATTCTCTGGGTGATCGCCGTTAGTTATATCCTCGGCAAGAAAGAGCGGAAGCGGATCGGCGTCATTTCGATTGATCACGCGCCCTCTTCCGTGCCTGAGGCGGCGCCGCTCAAACGTCCCGCTCTTCAATGGTTCAACCTGCTGCTGACTGTCGCACTGATGGCCGCACTGATCACCAGCCTGCTGCCGCTTCCTGTTCTTTTTATGACCGCGTTCGCCATCGCCTTAATGGTCAACTATCCGAATGTCAAAGAGCAGCAGAAACGAATCTCGGCGCATGCGGGTAATGCGTTAAACGTTGTCTCAATGGTGTTTGCGGCAGGCATATTCACAGGCATTCTCTCCGGCACAAAAATGGTGGATGCGATGGCTCATTCCCTCGTTTCACTCATCCCTGATGCCATGGGCCCGCACCTGCCGCTGATCACTGCGATCGTCAGCATGCCATTCACCTTTTTCATGTCGAATGACGCCTTTTACTTCGGTGTCCTTCCCATCATCGCCGAAGCCGCTTCCGCTTACGGAATAGACGCCGCTGAAATAGGAAGGGCCTCCTTGCTGGGGCAGCCGGTGCATTTGCTCAGCCCGCTTGTGCCTTCCACCTATCTATTGGTCGGAATGGCAGGCGTCAGCTTTGGCGACCATCAAAAATTCACCATCAAATGGGCCGTGGGGACAACGATTGTAATGACGATTGCGGCGCTTTTGATTGGGATTATTTCGTTTTAATCAAAAAAGGATTTCCGCCCAGCGGAAATCCTTTTCTGTACATTATTTTTTTGTATAGCGCACCCAGTCGTAATGAGCGTATAGCGGATTTACGCCATTGTAGGAACCGAGCCAATCATCGACACCCGTACCATTCCACAAATTCATCATGATTTTCCCCGGCGCTGCCGGTATTTGGGTTGTCGCAGTATGTTTTAATTGCCCATCGACATACCATTTAATAGAGTTTGGCTGCCAATCGAACGCATACGTATGATAGGCATTGGCTGCATCAAATCCGAGATCCGCCAACTTCTCATGGTTTCCTGCGCCATTTGTATAATAGTTAAATTGAACCTTTGTTGTGTCTTTTCCCAAAAATTCGATATCAATCTCATCCCAAGGAGTCCCCTCCGTTGGACCTGTATAAGTGAAGAACGATGAAACAATCCCTGTGTTTTTAGCCGGTTTCATTCTGACTTCATAAAGTCCATAGCCATATGTTTGAACCGAGCGGTTTTCCCCGCAGTCAAACTTGTTATAAGACGGACTTGTCAGCGCCAAACGCATTTCACCTGATGACGTCATAGAGACGTTATTCGCACGCCAAGTGCAGTTAAACATATCTCCATTTGAGTAACCATCAGCTTTTTGCCATAACCCGGAGTTATAGCTGTTAAAAGGTTCAAAAAACGATCCGCCTGTTTGAGCCGAAACACTAGAAGTGATCCCACACAAACTCATAAACAATCCGGTGACAAGAATTAGCAACACTCGTTTCATGTTAGCATTCCCCCTTTTTTGAACACGCTTTCTTTATTGATCATACATGATCCTTTTCAAAGGGAACATCGGTCGAAATAATGATAATCCTTCTGTTAAAAAATACAAACCTAAACTACCATCAGCACAGACAGATAGGTTTTGCCTGCTTATCCGTAACAATCCTATATATGAATGGAAGAAACAATTAATACGAGGAAACGCTTTCATTATACTTGTTTGACTACCCTTTCTATGTGAATCGTTAAATACAGCAGCTCGTCACTGGTGAGCTTATG is a window encoding:
- a CDS encoding catalase — translated: MSEDQNKRVNEHSKDEQLEQYRADNSGKKMTTNQGLRVSEDEHSLKAGVRGPTLMEDFHFREKMTHFDHERIPERVVHARGYGVHGHFQVYEPMTEYTRAKFLQDPSVKTPVFVRFSTVAGSKGSADTVRDARGFATKFYTEEGNYDLVGNNIPVFFIQDAIKFPDLVHALKPEPHNEMPQAATAHDTFWDFVANNPESAHMVMWTMSDRGIPRSYRMMEGFGVHTFRFVNEKGKARFVKFHWKPVLGVHSLVWDEAQKIAGKDPDFNRRDLWETIENGGKVEYELGVQMIDEEDEFKFDFDILDPTKLWPEELVPVKIIGKMTLNRNQDNVFAETEQVAFHPGNVVPGIDFTNDPLLQGRLFSYTDTQLIRLGGPNFHEIPINRPVCPFHNNQYDGYHRMTINKGPVAYHKNSLQNNDPSPASEEEGGYVHYQEKVEGRKIRQRSESFNDYFSQAKMFWNSMSPAEKEHIISAFCFEVGKVNSKDVQQQVVNVFSHVDAELAERVAKGIGVNPPPKDRESDETFTSPALSQENTVKTAATRQVAVLADHGFADEEVKQLLAVCKEAGVRADIISPALGTVKGENGTELEASATFLTADSVLYDAVFIPGGQRSTDSLKARKAAKDFVSEAFSHYKAIGASGEGKELLTLAAGTESGPGLVPDGNHEQFLKAVAEHRHWDRNI
- the bglS gene encoding beta-glucanase; this encodes MKRVLLILVTGLFMSLCGITSSVSAQTGGSFFEPFNSYNSGLWQKADGYSNGDMFNCTWRANNVSMTSSGEMRLALTSPSYNKFDCGENRSVQTYGYGLYEVRMKPAKNTGIVSSFFTYTGPTEGTPWDEIDIEFLGKDTTKVQFNYYTNGAGNHEKLADLGFDAANAYHTYAFDWQPNSIKWYVDGQLKHTATTQIPAAPGKIMMNLWNGTGVDDWLGSYNGVNPLYAHYDWVRYTKK
- a CDS encoding AAA family ATPase, with the translated sequence MIVGTFINGYKSYAKSIFAPIANNNEQKYAVYIGANGVGKSGILESLDVFFNGRDWNATRGSRREDRYITPVFFIERNKFEEFIINSNRYSRSEIDGNKKTLEDINIISNKFWSGIQDWLKGAARREYIENFYEFIEYLTTNYSEQEYYILPSGVKFNGKPTLAPFESYFEKILGNKEYIKKIEKIRKLIKEHYAYVYIPVEQSANEILKIEDKQMQTLMNKDILLEIDKVLTSRYEIEGKNKSFLNFINDYLNKFMEDINNSIKAIDNQYNYSPEANSKRNLTVTDIREKVIEAYFSKRPLRYKNREVQKLSSGEQRKALIDIAYAFLSNVKEMDRELILAIDEPEVSMNVVNCFPQFERLERLSKDFNRQVMITTHWYGSLPITNSGHLLHVSKEIEGSVSISDFSFFDYLDERRRFPDDIALKSMFDLATSIISYSKSMKNTNWIICEGSTDKLYLEELLKDAGNFKILPVGGCSNVIKLYGLLSYPLSDKTTAQAMSGKILCMIDTDRVKINVSKATESYGKVDLRRLQTLKSNNIESVRLLEPWKQGQYYEQTVIEDCLDPKTFYETIKEIINANANEDIQKLFTLYSFNPNIKFSRIDGTASLLIPTNYEAGSEKEKLIQFLADKKIKTKVAKLYNEKIKITPPDNNSLAELIMDYFGMSNPLKPKKNEVLI